The Nesterenkonia xinjiangensis genome contains a region encoding:
- a CDS encoding VOC family protein → MTCFVSHTTISCTDAYALSEWWKRLLDYTDIPGDPNEPGHDHCMIIDPGTGHQLLFLQVPDASAQAPMIHLDLRPRTGGRDAEIERVRALGAVEVADRRGIHGPGSGWVVFADPEGNQFCVLRSEAEVAAS, encoded by the coding sequence ATGACCTGCTTCGTCTCTCACACCACGATCAGCTGCACCGACGCCTACGCCCTCTCCGAATGGTGGAAGCGCCTGCTGGACTACACCGACATCCCTGGGGACCCCAACGAGCCGGGGCATGATCACTGCATGATCATCGACCCCGGCACCGGACACCAGCTGCTCTTCCTCCAGGTGCCGGACGCCTCCGCGCAGGCCCCGATGATCCATCTGGACCTCAGGCCCCGGACGGGCGGGCGGGATGCGGAGATCGAAAGGGTGCGTGCCCTCGGCGCGGTGGAGGTCGCCGATCGCCGGGGCATCCACGGCCCCGGCTCCGGCTGGGTGGTCTTCGCCGACCCCGAGGGCAACCAGTTCTGCGTGCTCCGCTCCGAGGCGGAGGTGGCGGCCTCCTGA
- a CDS encoding rhodanese-like domain-containing protein, with amino-acid sequence MTSADPTTMLSAEELHDMLVEGAEPLMLDVRSAAEHRGARIPGSVLVPEDLVRAETQALAEALDEADRPVVLLCQAGPRSQQAHDRLVGAGAEGLRVLDGGLVRYRAVAGDGAVELGSGPWAMERQVRMAAGSLVLAGLVGGRFLGPKARVVSGAIASGLIYSAASDTCGMAKVLARMPWNQSQDAPIGLQDVLTRLN; translated from the coding sequence ATGACCTCCGCGGATCCCACGACCATGCTGAGCGCCGAGGAGCTGCATGACATGCTCGTCGAGGGCGCTGAGCCGCTGATGCTGGATGTGCGTTCTGCTGCGGAGCACCGCGGCGCCCGCATCCCCGGTTCGGTGCTGGTCCCCGAGGACCTGGTTCGCGCCGAGACCCAGGCGCTCGCCGAGGCCTTGGATGAGGCGGACCGACCCGTGGTGCTGCTCTGCCAGGCCGGGCCGCGCTCTCAGCAGGCCCATGATCGGCTGGTCGGCGCCGGGGCTGAAGGGCTCCGGGTGCTCGACGGCGGCCTGGTTCGCTACCGCGCCGTGGCCGGAGACGGCGCCGTCGAGCTGGGCTCAGGCCCCTGGGCGATGGAACGCCAGGTCCGCATGGCGGCCGGCTCGCTGGTGCTGGCCGGGCTGGTCGGCGGGCGCTTCCTCGGTCCGAAGGCCCGCGTGGTGTCCGGAGCGATCGCGTCCGGGCTGATCTACTCAGCCGCCTCGGACACCTGCGGGATGGCGAAAGTCCTGGCCCGGATGCCGTGGAACCAGAGCCAGGACGCACCCATCGGCCTCCAGGACGTCCTGACTCGGCTGAACTGA
- a CDS encoding aminoacyl-tRNA deacylase, translated as METTPDPAATAGLAAGGPADAILSEEDRASVERLLRDADAHGVQLRFIRRGQANSLQEAAAAVGVEPREIVKTLVARAKVTQTTKEHSYVLALIPGDRQVDWAKLRRLAGMKKMSMTAPEEAVEATGHRPGTITPFGAESAEGVRWPIYADESITGRIAMGAGAAGLSLFVDSAALFAAYDVVTADITRTAPPG; from the coding sequence ATGGAGACGACCCCTGATCCGGCGGCCACCGCCGGACTCGCCGCCGGCGGGCCGGCAGATGCCATCCTCAGCGAGGAGGACCGCGCCTCCGTGGAGCGGCTGCTCCGCGACGCCGACGCCCATGGGGTCCAGCTGCGATTCATCCGGCGCGGCCAGGCGAACTCACTCCAGGAGGCCGCCGCAGCCGTCGGCGTCGAACCTCGGGAGATCGTCAAGACGCTGGTGGCCAGAGCCAAGGTCACCCAGACCACCAAGGAGCACAGCTACGTGCTCGCCCTGATCCCCGGGGACCGGCAGGTCGACTGGGCCAAACTGCGGCGCCTCGCAGGGATGAAGAAGATGTCCATGACCGCCCCGGAGGAAGCCGTGGAGGCCACCGGGCACCGGCCCGGCACGATCACGCCCTTCGGAGCCGAGAGCGCCGAGGGCGTCCGTTGGCCGATCTATGCCGACGAGTCCATCACCGGGCGCATCGCCATGGGCGCAGGAGCCGCCGGGCTGAGCCTGTTCGTCGATTCTGCGGCGCTGTTCGCCGCCTATGACGTCGTCACCGCCGACATCACCAGGACCGCGCCGCCGGGCTGA